GGGGCTGGCGCAGGCCGGCGAGTTCGGTTTCGTGCTGCTGAACCAGGCGGGCGGTCTGCAGTTGATGGACCCGCTCGTCATTCAACTGATCCTCGCATCGATGGTGCTGTCGATGCTGGCCGCGCCTTTCATCATTGCCAAGTCCGACGCGATCGTGATGAAGCTGTCGGCCAATGAGTGGATGCTGCAGTCGCTGCAGCTGACGCAGATCGCCACGCGCACCATGACCACGCAGAAGCATGTGCTGATCGCCGGCTTCGGCCGCACCGGGCAGAGTTTGGCGAAATTGCTGGAGGAAGAAAACATTCCCTATCACGCGCTCGATCTCGACCCCGATCGCGTGCGGGAAGCGCAAGGAGCGGGCGCACACGTGTCGTACGGCGATGCGACCCGGCGCGAAAGCCTGGTGGCCGCCGGCATTCACCGCGCTGCGGCATTGGTCGTGACCTATGCCAGCACGCCGTCGGCGCTCAAGGTGCTGCATTTCGCGCATGAGCTTGCGCCCGCATTGCCGGTCATCGTGCGCAGCCATGACGACACCGATCTCGACAAGCTGCGCGCGGCGGGCGCGACCGAAGTGGTGCCCGAGGCGATCGAGGGCAGCATGATGCTGGCGTCGCATGCCCTCGTGATGCTCGGGGTCCCGCTGCGTCGCGTGGTGCATCGCGTGCAGGCGGCGCGCGATGAACGCTACGCTTCCTTGCGCGGATACTTCCACGGCGCCAGCGATGCACCCGATGATGCCGAGCACTTGAATGTGCGGCTGCATTCCGTCACCCTGCCCGAAGGTGCGAAGGCCATCGGCAAGGTACTGGCCGCACTCAAGCTGCCGGAAGCCGGGGCAGAGGTGACCATCATCCGGCGCGGCAAGGTCCGCATCGAAGTCACACCGGCAACCGTACTGCAAGCCGGCGACATCGTCGTGCTGCGCGGCACGACCGAAGGCGTGGCGCGCGCCGAGGAGCGGCTGCTCAAATAGCCGGCGAAACAGGCGCCGGAACCTGCGATTCCGCACGGCAAACACGATCGGGAATTACTGGCTAGAATTGCCGGCTGGTCCCACGTCTTTCGTCGAAAGAGTTTCCCGTGTTTGAACGCATCCTCGGCATCATCCTGCCTGTCTTCATCATCATCGGCATCGGCTATGCCTACGCGCGTGCGCGCGGCGATGCCGTCAGAACCGACATGATCTCGGTCAATCGCGTCAGCATGGATGTGCTGTGCCCATTGCTGGTCTTCACCGCATTGGCGGCGAAGGACTTCGACATCGCGCATAACGGCACGCTGATCCTGGCGGGCGTGCTGATCTCTCTCGGTTCCGGACTGATCGCGTGGCCGGTCGCACGCGTGCTGGGCTACGACGTGCGCAGCTTCGTGCCGCCGATGATGTACAACAACTGCGGCAACATGGGTTTGCCGCTCGCGGCGCTCGCATTCGGCACGGCTGGTCTGTCGGCTGCAGTCGCGCTGTTCATGGCATGCAATCTGATTTATTTTTCGGTCGGCATCAAGATCATCGAAAGCGGCCGCAGCCAGCGCACCTCTTTGCTCAAGCTGTTTACCAGCCCGATGATGGTGTCGATGATGCTCGGCATGGTATTTGCCATCTTGCACATCGCTGCCGGGGCCGTTGATGCAGGCGATGAAACTGCTGGGCGAGGCATGCATTCCCGTCATGCTGTTCTCGCTGGGCGTGCGCATGCTCGATGTCAGTTTCAAAAGCTGGCACATCGGCCTGATCGGCGCCATCGTCTGTCCGCTGGGCGGGCTGGCCGTGGCCTGGCTGCTGGACGGCGTGCTGACAATGACGCCATGCAGCGCGGTCAGATGTATCTGTTCGCCGCGCTGCCGCCGGCGGTGTTCTGCTTCATGATTGCGGAACAGTACAAGCAGGAGCCGGACAAGGTGGCGTCCATCGTGTTGCTGGGGAATCTGGCGGCACTGGCATTCGTGCCGGCCGGTTTGTGGATGGGATTGCGCGCGTAGGGACCGTTGAAGCTATTTTGTGGGCAACACTTCGAACTGCCCGTCCGCGACGAGCGCATCCTCAACCTCGTGGACAGTCACGCCGCTGACCCGCGCTGCAGGCGGGCCGCGCCGTGCCCATTCGATAAACTTCTGCACTGCGTCGACCTCGCCCGAATCATGGCTTCGACCGAGCCGTCGCGCCGGTTGCGGACCCAGCCATACAGGCCGCGTGCGTGCCTGCAGGTCGAGCGAGGCACGATAGCCGACGCCTTGCACGATGCCGGTGATATGCAGATGCTTTGCCATGTCGCCTCGCTCAAATACGCGCCGTCACTCGTCAAATGACAGAAACCGTCACTTCTTCTTCAACATCGGTGCCAGATATTTTCCGGTGAAGCTGGCCGGATTCTTCGCCACCGTTTCCGGTGTCCCGGCTGCAATGATCTGGCCACCGCCCGCACCGCCTTCCGGCCCGAGATCGACGATCCAGTCGGCGGTCTTGATGACGTCGAGATTGTGCTCGATGATGACCACCGTGTTGCCCTGGTCGCGCAGGCGATGGATCACCTTCAGCAGCAGGTCGATATCGTGGAAGTGCAGGCCGGTGGTCGGCTCGTCCAGAATGTACAGCGTACGACCGGTGTCGCGCTTGGACAGTTCCAGCGACAGCTTGACGCGTTGCGCCTCGCCACCCGACAGCGTGGTCGCGCTCTGGCCGAGGCGGATGTAGCCGAGGCCGACGTCGAGCAGCGTCTGCAGCTTGCGCGCGATGACCGGCACCGGCTTGAAGAATTCATGTGCTTCCTCGACCGTCATGCCGAGCACTTCGTTGATGTCCTTGCCCTTGTATTGAATCTCCAGCGTTTCGCGGTTGTAACGCTTGCCGTGGCATACGTCGCACGGCACGTACACGTCCGGCAGGAAATGCATCTCGACCTTGATCACGCCGTCGCCCTGACAGGCTTCGCAGCGGCCGCCCTTGACGTTGAACGAGAAGCGGCCCGCGGAGTAGCCGCGTTCCTTGGATGTCGGCA
The sequence above is drawn from the Noviherbaspirillum cavernae genome and encodes:
- a CDS encoding acylphosphatase — translated: MAKHLHITGIVQGVGYRASLDLQARTRPVWLGPQPARRLGRSHDSGEVDAVQKFIEWARRGPPAARVSGVTVHEVEDALVADGQFEVLPTK